The Leptodactylus fuscus isolate aLepFus1 chromosome 5, aLepFus1.hap2, whole genome shotgun sequence genome segment GTCGTTCTTCTGTGCTGGTTGGTGATTCTTGTCACAGTGTTGATAATTTTTTTAACCATGAGATGTTTGGATTTCTGTGGACCAAAcatcattgaccatttcttctgtgacttGGAACCATTACTGGAGCTTTCCTGCTCTGACACTTTTATAATGAAGTTGGAGACtgtgtttttggttatttttcttgcaatttGCCCGGTTACTGTTATTATAGTTTCCTATGTGTATATTATCTTCACCATACTGAAGATCCCCTCTGTGACCGGGAGGCAGAagaccttctccacctgtagcgccCATTTGGCTGTGGTGTCTCTATTTTATGGATCACTTATTACCATCTATGTATTTCCACGGCAGGAAAGTGCAAAGACATTCCTGTCCCTGCTCTACACTGTAGTCACTCCATTACTGAACCCAATGATATACAGTCTGAGTAATAGAGAGATCAAATAGGctctcaaaaaactttttgataaCATTTTTCCATCTTTTCATATAAATAAGGATTTTGGTCTTTCTTTCCTACCACCTAAAGAATAGAACCGTCCTCTGCCTTCTAATTCTTCCAATTTTTGCAAAACAATGGCAGAAGTACAGccctagagatgggagaaccagtTCAACCTGTTACGAAATACTACCCAACTTACAATTTTTGAGGTTCAGCTTGCAAAAATTCCAGCAAAATGATATTCGTTAGcaataaggttgagccgatctttacttttcaggattgattttgaaatccgatttccgatcatttttcattcgaacccgatctcgatcccaattccgatcccaatgcaagtcaataggatttttttactaatcggagatcggattttaaaaacaatcctattcactatacagcatggaatctaacaactgaacactttaattgttagaatccacgctgtgtagtgattttttttttaatcctctggctacttagtcccccctggtgtccacttacctgcagagatggctggtccggtgcccggtgttctcgttcttctttgcctcgctgcccccgcctcccaggttaggagagtgtgggcgggtactgggagggagtCTCCTCTTCTACAAGCCTCTCCTGCCAATTTAAGACTAAAGAATAATAAGGAAGAAAAATTTGGTAGAGAGCCATGTCCTTTTCTGTCTGAAGTACAGATTGGCCCTGGTTGGAGAAATGGTGTCCATATCTATGGAGAATACTTCTGTTGAGTCTATAACATTTGTTCAGTAAAAACTTCTACATAGAAAGAGAATCTTTACACTTCACGATGAGAAAAATGTATCTGCGATCAATACTAAAATTGTGAGTCCAGGAGATGTATACAAAGTTTCTGTTATGCCTCCAGCAGGTATCTCATATTACATGTCTTAGCTCCATCTAGTAGCCATTATGCAAATTGCAAACCACCATACCTTTTCTTATGTGTCCCACTAGAGCCACCGTAGTTCCCGCCCACAACCTGGTGTCATCACCAGGCTACACTGTAGTTAGTCTTTTTTCACTTCAGGCATGGACCCTGCCACACCATCTTAAACCTTCTCCAATATTTGGGCCTTTAGTAGCATTGTTGGTATGTACTAGCTATACCCAGCACTATACCTTCATGTATCTACGCATATTGTTGTGTTTCCACACTCCCTAGCATAATTTCTACCTGTAGTTGTTCTAGCTAGTAGACCAGGCTCATTGAGACAGACCCAGCTCCCATTCCAGACCACATGTAACCATA includes the following:
- the LOC142204656 gene encoding olfactory receptor 11L1-like, which encodes MQHYNFSEVKEILLLGFQNLKGFSLTFFLLLLLIYSVTICGNLLIILVVSYSRSLHSPMYFFLTQLSFTDILLSTTIVPNMLPIVLYDGSSVSFIGCLTQYYFFVALESLECLLLTVMSYDRYQAICHPLHYTSVMSLTFCLWVVLLCWLVILVTVLIIFLTMRCLDFCGPNIIDHFFCDLEPLLELSCSDTFIMKLETVFLVIFLAICPVTVIIVSYVYIIFTILKIPSVTGRQKTFSTCSAHLAVVSLFYGSLITIYVFPRQESAKTFLSLLYTVVTPLLNPMIYSLSNREIK